From Hyla sarda isolate aHylSar1 chromosome 5, aHylSar1.hap1, whole genome shotgun sequence, a single genomic window includes:
- the INO80C gene encoding INO80 complex subunit C isoform X2, producing the protein MKTALTQHSGIGGAAAGKKNRTWKNLKQILALERALPWQLNDPSYFNIDAPPSCKPAKKYSDISGLPASYTDPQTKLRFSTIEEFNYIRMLPTDVVTGYLALRKATSIVP; encoded by the exons CATTCAGGAATCGGAGGCGCAGCAGCTGGCAAAAAGAACAGGACCTGGAAGAACCTGAAACAGATTCTTGCTCTAGAAAGGGCATTGCCATGGCAACTAAATGATCCGAGCT ATTTTAACATTGATGCCCCACCTTCTTGCAAGCCTGCAAAGAAGTATTCAGACATCTCAGGACTTCCT GCTAGTTACACCGACCCACAAACCAAGCTGCGGTTCAGTACAATAGAGGAATTCAATTACATCAGGATGCTTCCCACAGATGTTGTCACTGGATACTTGGCTCTAAGAAAAGCAACCAGCATAGTACCATAA